In the genome of Brachypodium distachyon strain Bd21 chromosome 3, Brachypodium_distachyon_v3.0, whole genome shotgun sequence, the window ACTTACCTTGCCATCTAGTATTTGATTTATGGCACAAGCTCATACTGCATGACAACAATTACTTAAATCTCTTTCTAGGTCAATTGACTATTTTAAGACCTGCCGGCATCCAACCATAACAAATATCTTCCAAGAAAATCTGAAACCCATAAGGGCTGCTAATAtgtctattttattttgcaaggAATTGAAAGGTACTCCTTTAAGAAAGGGAAGGCAAACTAGCACATTCCTCAGATGAATCTTGAAACTTACTTGTCCACAGTTAGAAAACACCTCAGCTAGCTTCTGTTCAGTCACCTACAGAGCAGCAGGAACACAATTAAGTAACAAGATAATTCAAGAACCAACCCAAATATCACCATTCTATTTAGAATGCTTACTTGCTGATCAACATCAGAGACATAAACAGTCCGCCGCACACTATCCTCCCTATCAGATCGCCGTGTCCGGCCTCCCATTCTTCTCCTCCCCTGGTTGAAGGAGCCATTCCTTCTCTGTTATCAGGAAAGCATGGTCAATTAGCAACAATACCACCAAAATCAATCAATGTGCACACAATTATTACCATCATAGcatttcttctgaaaattaaaAACCAAAATGGAGGTACACAGAACCAATTGTTAACATCAAAGGACATTGTGcctatcacatcacataaacTCGCAAACCAAATTCCTGGCAACAATCAGCGTACCACCTACCACTGATCATTAAATACCAGTGATCAAACATTTAATCAGACTTATCGGCCTTAAAAGGTTTGGCtccagaaaaaaataatcgaCAACCTGAGATGATTTCTTCTAAACGAACAGTCCGAGCTGAAGATTTCAATTTTAAGAAGACAtccaaacaagaagaaaaataccCAAAACTCTCGCCTACAAGAAAAGAGATCGTCGCCGCCTAAATCGTCTGAATCCTAGTGAATCCATCCCGATCGTAACACTAACCCCATATCGCAGGTTTTCGGAATGCTAAATCGCCGGATACTCGGCGATCATGAATGAAAACCGGTCAAAACGGACCGTCAATCAACCTGCGTATTAGGTACAAAACCCAAAAACCCGTAATTCGGAAGATAAAGAAGAACACAATTCACATACGATTCTGCGATTTTGcggctggccgccgccgttgctggATCCGTCGCTGCTGGAgtccctcccgccgccggcaccggtCCCCTGCAgctggccggcgccggcaccgaaGAACTCGGCAGCGGAGACGAACACCGGCGCATCGGCGGAGAGCCCTCCcccgggcgccggcgccgacgccgcgcgGCGCGACGACGGCACGAACTCCTGCGCGCAGGGGTTGAGCTTGGACATGAgctcctccagcttcctcATGTCgctcttgtactccctctcctcctccgccgccgccgccacggcatCACCCTtggcctccacctccgcctccaccttggcctcctcctcctcctccgcccggaTCGGgccctccgccaccgccaccgccggcgccttcGCAGCCTCCACGGCCACCATTATTGCGTCCTTATTCTCCCTGCCTGCACAGACTCGACGAAGGCCGGAGAGATCAACTCAACTACTATTATATCACAGAAAGCGGaattcttttgtgttttttctttctgggCTGGGCAAGTGTTTGTGTTGTGCAGGTGTTCTTCTTGCGCCGCGTTGCGTTGGGGGTCTGAATTGGAGGCGTGAGGAGGAGCGATCGCTTTCCGGAAAGTTGCTTATAAATAGCACCAGAAAATGAGAGAGTGCATTCTTTACATATCTCGGACGTAAAACACAGTTATTTTGCGTGCaaataacaacaacaaaatggagaggagagaaaaaagagaagaacaaaaaatgaGAAGCGTGTGCGGTAGTTGGGGCGGAAGGGGAGAAGCGGCAGGCGCGAGCCTCGGTCAGAGAAGGACGGGGGCGTCTCGCGATGAGGGGCACGTCAGCACTGTGGAGCCGGGGGCATGCACAGCAAAGGCGCAGTCCACGCCTCCCTCCGGATCCAGCGGCGGCTAAAATTGGAGTCCTCAGAGTCTTTGGGTCCTGGTTTTCCTCATCTCGGCTTAACACTGAGCGGCTCCACTAACGTCTTTGACTGGTAACCTTCCGCGCTGGTTTCTTGCATCTTGGAAACGGCTGGTGTGGTGTGGGTGCGTGGATTCTGACTGCGGGGTTCCTCACAAAGAAAACGGGCTAAAGAATTACGCTAGGAATTAAGACTTGCCCGCTTTAAAGAAGATTTCTAAGACTGTACTGCGGTCTGTTTTAGAATGTATcatacttcttttttttccaaaattgGTCGGTTGATCTGCGAGAGTTACTTGATACTAATTATGCATATTTTTTGTACTACAGCGAATTGGATTTGATACAATTTGAAGTATTGCACCCTATAATTAATCACGGATTGATTATTTTCTTAATTGCATGATTTTTGTCTGAGCTGTAACCAAATACAGTTGTCCTTTGCATGAGCTTGATATTTCAAATTTCATcatatttttcctattccaTTTACAACAAGTGCTGCCCCGGGTACTTCTCTTAAACTCTTGTGATACACTATATGAACTTGATATTTCTATTTATTCCATTTTGTGTGATCTAAATTGAGGAAAATGTTGATTGTTTGTATATGGATGGTAGTCAAATCCAAACATACACTGGAACCACAATTTCATAATCTAACACTGGAATCTATTTATGTGTCTTTTTCAGTTATCTATTTTACAAATTTCTTCTTATGTCTTCCAAATTATCGGGGTGAATTGCATCTAGAGAGAAAATAGTGTTCTATCAAGGGAAATAAAAGTTGCAACCAttggcataacaatatcactCTTCCAAGGTAATTCAATGTTGCAGCGTGAGCATGTGCTCTGCTCCTGGTTTCAAGaactatttcttcttctttttcgaaCAATTTATGCCTATACACATCCTTGTTCTTTCGGCCCTTATAAATTTTCAAGGACAAAGACAAGTTTTGCGCCGAATGCGAAGAAAACAAGTTTAGCGTTAAAATTATGTTTTCATTTTCGCTCAAAGCTCTTCTATTTTCACGCCAAAACTTTATGCATACGATGCATCTGTTAAGATAGAATTACgattaatttttttcctcACTCTTGTATTTATGGATAAAAATCCCAGCCCAATTTATATTGGAGCACCAAAAATTGTGTAATGCGGTGTAAAATTATGCATCGTAAACAAGTGATCGCGCGTATAGCAGTCCTCATTTTCATGAAACTTACACACCCAAAAGACAAGGACATGTGCATGTGCAATATTAATAACTTCCTTTACACCTCTAATTATTTTTCTaagggcgtgtacaatggggtgacgtcagccttctcttagcgatgccacataggataaaatctgatgtggaagagagagaaacgaaaaaaatgcacaagccttctcttaattaagagatgatctcttcacaagaatgatgaGACAAAGATCAGACAAATTtaccattgtactagatttcaccttttcttagcatttatttagttaattgtattcatctaaacattaattctaagatagaacactaagagataacccattgtacaacatgtttttttgtcttttctaattgacgtggaatgcctaagataagacagtcttatcaaccatttaCATGCCCTAATGTGTTGTTCATATGGGACTCGGGGAGCATGTGTTCCGTCGCTTCCGTCTCCC includes:
- the LOC100841044 gene encoding polyadenylate-binding protein-interacting protein 11; the encoded protein is MVAVEAAKAPAVAVAEGPIRAEEEEEAKVEAEVEAKGDAVAAAAEEEREYKSDMRKLEELMSKLNPCAQEFVPSSRRAASAPAPGGGLSADAPVFVSAAEFFGAGAGQLQGTGAGGGRDSSSDGSSNGGGQPQNRRIRRNGSFNQGRRRMGGRTRRSDREDSVRRTVYVSDVDQQVTEQKLAEVFSNCGQVVDCRICGDPHSVLRFAFIEFADDAGARAALNLAGTMLGYYPVRVLPSKTAILPVNPKFLPRTEDEKEMVSRTVYCTNIDKKVTEDDVKIFFQRLCGKVSRLRLLGDYVHSTCIAFVEFTQAESAILALNYSGLVLGSLPIRVSPSKTPVRPRSPRVMSN